GGCGACGGTGAGGGCGACGCGCGGGGTGATCGTCCGCTCGATCGACGGATCGTCGGCGAGGTTGAGGAACATCACCACGTTCTCCAGTGCCCCGGTCTCGCGGAACGTCTCCTCGAAGTACGCCGCCTCGTCGTGCTTAACCCCCATTGCGGCGAACACGATCACGAACTCCGATTCCTCCCCCGGGATCGTCGCCTGCCGCACGATCTGGGCGGCGAGCCGATTGTGGGGGAGCCCGCTCGTGGAGAAGATCGGAAGCTTCTGCCCGCGGATGAGGGTGTTCATCCCATCGATCGCTGAGATGCCAGTCTGAATGAAGTTCTCTGGATAAACGCGGCTGACCGGGTTGATCGCCGCCCCGTTGATGTCCCGCTCCTCGCCGGACAGCGGCGGGGGCGCCCCGTCGAGCGGGCGACCGGTTCCGTCGAACACCCGCCCGAGCATCTCCTCCGACGCCTTCACCATCAGGGGACGCCCGGCAAACCGGACCTTCGTATTCTTCGATGAGATATCGCTCGTCCCCTCGAACACCTGGATCGCGACCGTATCGCCATCGATGATCAACACGCGGCCGCGACGGACTTCACCGGATGATGTGACCACTTCGGCGATCTCGCCGTACCCGACTCCCTTCACTCCGGTCACGAAGACGAGCGGGCCGTTCACCCGCTCCACTCCCAGATAGATCCTTCTTCCGTTACCCATCCTCATCCCCTCACTTCCGCCGGTCGGGCAAGCCCCTGCTCGAGCTGATCGAACTCCGCATCCATCTCTTCCTTGATCTTATCGAGCTCCTCCAGCTTGTCGTCCGGGACCTCGTGCTTCATTGTTGCAAGCTTCAGGTTGATCTTCATCTCTTGGATCCGGTAGACAGGGAGCCCCTGGGAGAGCAGCTTCTTTGCCCGCTCCTCGTAGTGTACGAGAAGCTCGAGCATCTTGATCTCCTTCTCCGGGGTCGAGTAACGGTCGATCTCGTCGGTCGCGTTCTGCTGCAGGAACCCCTCCTTGATCAGGGAGGCCACCTGCAGGACGAGCCGCTGTTCGGACGGGAGGGCATCCGGCCCGATGATCTGCACGATCTTCTGCAGCTCGTTCTCCCGCGCCAGGATGGACAGGGCCCGCTGGCGCAGGCTCCGCCAGTCGACCCCCTTCTCCTTCTGCCACCACGCGGCCATCTCATCGACGTATTCGGAGTAGGTGTCGATCCACGAGATCGCCGGGAAGTGGCGGGCGAACGCGAGCCGTTTGTCCAGCGCCCAGAACGTGCGGATGAACCGCTTCGTGTTCTGGGTGACCGGCTCAGTGAAGTCTCCCCCAGGGGGCGAGACCGCACCGATGATCGTGATCGACCCCTCCCGGTCCGGCCCGACCTTTCCATAACCCGCTCGCTCGTAGAACTCGGCGAGCCGCGCCGGAAGATAGGCGGGGAATCCCTCCTCCACCGGCATCTCCTCCAAGCGTCCAGCGATCTCCCTGATCGCCTCGGCCCAGCGGGAGGTGGAGTCGGCCATCAGAGCGACGTGATAGCCCATGTCGCGGTAGTACTCGGCGATCGTCACCCCGGTGTAGATCGAGCTCTCCCGTGCCGTCACCGGCATGTTGGACGTATTGGCGATCAGGATCGTGCGCTCCATCAACGGATGGCCGGAGCGTGGATCCTTCAGCTTGGGAAACTCCTCCAACACGTCGGTCATCTCGTTTCCCCGCTCTCCGCAGCCGATGTAGATGATCAGGTCGGCGTCCGACCAGCTGGCGAGCTGGTGTTGGAGGACGGTCTTCCCCGCTCCGAAGCCACCCGGGATCGCCGCCGCTCCCCCCTTGGCGAGCGGGAACAGGATGTCGATCACCCGCTGCCCGGTGATGAGCGGGACGGACGGCTTCATTCGCTCCTTCAGCGGGTGCGCCCGCCGCACCGGCCAGTGCTGGAGCATGGTCAGCGGCCGATCTCCGTCCTCGGTCTCGATCACCGCGATCTCATCGGTAACGGTGTACTCCCCAGGAGCGGCGATCCGCTTCACTTTGCCGGCGATCCCGGCCGGCACGACGATCCGATGCTCGAGGAGCGGAGTCTCCGGCACCGTGCCGATGATCGTGCCTGGAACCACGTTGTCTCCTTGATTGACCGTCGGGGTGAACTCCCATTTCTTCTCCCGGTCGATCGTTTCCACATGGACCCCGCGGCCGATGAACGTCCCCTGTTCCGCCCGGATTGCCTCCAGCGGCCGGGCGATCCCGTCGAACACCTTCCCCAGGAGTCCGGGGCCGAGCTCGACGGAGAGCGGTTGCCCAGAGCGGTGAATCGGCATCCCGGGCTTGAGCCCGGTCGTGTCTTCGTACACCTGGATCGTAGCGATGTCCTCGTCGATGTTGATGATCTCTCCGGCCAACCGCTCGTCGGAGACGTACACGAGTTCCATTACGTTCGCCTCGGACATCCCCGCGCCCTTAACCACAGGTCCATTGATGTAGATAATCGTTCCCGTCTGTTGTTCAGTCTTTTGTGTCATTCCCCACCTCCATTGAGCGGGGCGAAGATCTCCCGGGTTACCAGGGCCTCCACCTTGGGGGTGAACTCTTGCAAGAGCCGGGAGACGGAGCTGTCGACCTCCACATGGCTTTCCGGGATCTCGACGATCACCCCACCGCGGATCGGCTCAGGGACAAGCTCCACCTGTTTCACCCCTGTCCGGGCGGTGATGGCCGTGGGAAGCTCCTTCTCATAGCGGGCGATGTCTTGCGGAGATAGGTGGAGGATCAATCGTTTCGGGAGCTTTTCTTCCCCGGAGATTGCGGCCTCCACCAACCCGACGAGAACGTCCAGATACTCCTTCCCGTCCTTGGCACACATCGTCGTTAATCGATCACGGATCTCTCCCACGATTCGGCCGAGGATCTCCGCCTTCTCCCGCAGGAGCTCCTCCTTCAGCCGGAGCTGCGCCTGCGAGACGATCTGGCGGCGGAGTCGCGTCACCTCCTCCATCCCGGCGTGAACCAACTCCTCCTCGCGCACCTTGGCCTGCTCCTCGGCCTGGGAGATGATCTTCTCCGCCTCCTGGCGGGCCCGCGCCACTATCTGCTCGGCGTTCTTACGCGCTTGGTGCAGCACGTGCTCGGTCAGGGCGGCCAACTCCCCTGCAGTCTTAACGTCCGTCATAGTCTTATCCCGATCGCCCCCGCAATGAACTCCTTGATGCTCTTTT
This is a stretch of genomic DNA from Candidatus Bipolaricaulota bacterium. It encodes these proteins:
- a CDS encoding V-type ATP synthase subunit B; this encodes MGNGRRIYLGVERVNGPLVFVTGVKGVGYGEIAEVVTSSGEVRRGRVLIIDGDTVAIQVFEGTSDISSKNTKVRFAGRPLMVKASEEMLGRVFDGTGRPLDGAPPPLSGEERDINGAAINPVSRVYPENFIQTGISAIDGMNTLIRGQKLPIFSTSGLPHNRLAAQIVRQATIPGEESEFVIVFAAMGVKHDEAAYFEETFRETGALENVVMFLNLADDPSIERTITPRVALTVAEYLAFEKDKHVLVIMTDMTNYCEALREVATARGDVPTRKGYPGYLYSDLASLYERTGRVIGSEGSITQIPIVSMPNNDITHPVPDLTGYITEGQIVLDPKLDRQGIYPPISVLPSLSRLMKDGIGEGYTREDHPNLANQLYGSYARVQQIRNIASIIGEEELSAVDKKYLKFGEFFEQEFLNQGEENRTIEDTLNLGWKALGLLPVDELGRLKQAQIEKYYKAW
- a CDS encoding V-type ATP synthase subunit A, with the protein product MTQKTEQQTGTIIYINGPVVKGAGMSEANVMELVYVSDERLAGEIINIDEDIATIQVYEDTTGLKPGMPIHRSGQPLSVELGPGLLGKVFDGIARPLEAIRAEQGTFIGRGVHVETIDREKKWEFTPTVNQGDNVVPGTIIGTVPETPLLEHRIVVPAGIAGKVKRIAAPGEYTVTDEIAVIETEDGDRPLTMLQHWPVRRAHPLKERMKPSVPLITGQRVIDILFPLAKGGAAAIPGGFGAGKTVLQHQLASWSDADLIIYIGCGERGNEMTDVLEEFPKLKDPRSGHPLMERTILIANTSNMPVTARESSIYTGVTIAEYYRDMGYHVALMADSTSRWAEAIREIAGRLEEMPVEEGFPAYLPARLAEFYERAGYGKVGPDREGSITIIGAVSPPGGDFTEPVTQNTKRFIRTFWALDKRLAFARHFPAISWIDTYSEYVDEMAAWWQKEKGVDWRSLRQRALSILARENELQKIVQIIGPDALPSEQRLVLQVASLIKEGFLQQNATDEIDRYSTPEKEIKMLELLVHYEERAKKLLSQGLPVYRIQEMKINLKLATMKHEVPDDKLEELDKIKEEMDAEFDQLEQGLARPAEVRG
- a CDS encoding V-type ATP synthase subunit E → MTDVKTAGELAALTEHVLHQARKNAEQIVARARQEAEKIISQAEEQAKVREEELVHAGMEEVTRLRRQIVSQAQLRLKEELLREKAEILGRIVGEIRDRLTTMCAKDGKEYLDVLVGLVEAAISGEEKLPKRLILHLSPQDIARYEKELPTAITARTGVKQVELVPEPIRGGVIVEIPESHVEVDSSVSRLLQEFTPKVEALVTREIFAPLNGGGE